Proteins encoded within one genomic window of Tidjanibacter massiliensis:
- a CDS encoding PCMD domain-containing protein → MKNFKFFPVLFLALLLAACSDIDGLNDYNAVFSFEITEHKGTDGEIVIGEPVMAGNTIRIPVLHGIHNFPLYFKGQPHFENPIDRVTGLDFNDWIEIDLERGGESGNEPVLDENGNYIFQEPKFYVQALSGMPREYTFKIDYTATSSDAEIFPQVTFAEVPEGSIVADLLTVTDSDVPEEGNMVLANIVAPQFPLTLTPEFSLSDGATLEGNGTTPYEFGSADERHSFTVVARDGTEKRWTFGLAVLPVVNANSAEVDEAALALTNLAGFSAEPGSKGFSIEEHRFSASTGAAGTETAATSEPAKTAALSGKGGNALQKATIRHGRPAEADTPTADTLKLYINTSSGTPFPISIDMAIPLPDGVSLVGDVSDMSFPDIGSEHTFWLLDTVDGIARRWIVALEEYNSPVATVLDFSYEYTASEVRENSLSDPKVPAIVMDADRTADIDPVNRCIYLRAVEIHKPKYASLDPWELSLTVDIRISNGASLVNVSNFDWTGTDSWKNPKTFGVKASDGTVYEWKIIIRDWSDGEPEASDECELYGVTLKEVRPYTVELEAEPLTIDYDNRTITLNLTKDDNGYPLSVAVDYQLSDYARIATQNGGRDPLVFDSPEAVNEVEVVSESGKNSEMWTFRLRPPLKETGTDVTSFRIVSFSESGFNAELVGIDTDNAVVTVNFLQTGRFPVTMNIRMGLSYKATSTIIDQYGAGAVEFARVEDKPFTVTAQNGETREWTLRTTYMPQLQNADFERWANLQTPLPKGIKGSPYWASANMTSPVVVEGTTQTEGAPGQGKAVQMETKNTIIGKLAAGSLFLGWFDDSNPMGNMNDPAVMMFYGIPFSSNQPIKGMQVDILYHPGNGPSSDSGSLAIELIRQRDLSQELEYHGANPDGTWHSKNNADRVARGHSIVATQAGTLDNGDTADLVVPDNTWQTVFVPLEYDGAYPAYTHLTVTFSSSSKGDSYKGAVGSILKIDNIRLIYEE, encoded by the coding sequence ATGAAAAACTTCAAATTCTTTCCGGTATTATTTCTCGCGCTGCTGCTGGCCGCATGCAGCGACATCGACGGGCTGAACGACTACAATGCCGTCTTCTCGTTCGAAATAACGGAACACAAAGGTACCGACGGCGAAATCGTGATAGGCGAACCGGTCATGGCCGGCAACACCATCCGCATCCCGGTGCTGCACGGCATTCACAACTTTCCGCTCTATTTCAAGGGGCAGCCGCACTTCGAGAATCCGATAGACCGCGTTACGGGGCTCGATTTTAACGACTGGATAGAGATAGACCTCGAACGCGGGGGCGAGAGCGGAAACGAACCCGTCCTCGACGAAAACGGAAATTACATCTTCCAGGAGCCCAAATTCTACGTACAGGCGCTCAGCGGGATGCCGCGGGAATACACGTTCAAAATCGACTATACCGCCACCAGCAGCGACGCGGAGATATTCCCGCAGGTAACCTTCGCAGAAGTGCCCGAGGGAAGCATCGTGGCCGACCTGCTGACGGTCACTGACAGCGATGTACCCGAAGAGGGGAATATGGTGCTGGCCAACATCGTCGCACCGCAGTTCCCGCTGACGCTCACCCCCGAATTCAGCCTCAGCGACGGAGCCACACTCGAAGGCAACGGCACTACGCCGTACGAATTCGGTTCGGCGGACGAGCGGCACAGCTTCACGGTGGTGGCCCGCGACGGTACGGAAAAACGGTGGACGTTCGGTCTGGCCGTCCTCCCGGTCGTCAATGCCAACAGCGCCGAGGTGGACGAAGCCGCCCTCGCGCTCACCAACCTGGCGGGATTCTCCGCCGAACCGGGCAGTAAAGGTTTCTCTATCGAGGAGCACCGCTTCTCCGCATCCACCGGCGCCGCAGGTACCGAAACCGCCGCGACTTCCGAACCGGCCAAAACGGCAGCGCTCTCCGGCAAGGGAGGAAACGCCCTGCAAAAAGCGACCATCCGGCACGGCCGCCCCGCAGAGGCAGACACACCGACCGCCGATACGCTCAAACTCTATATCAACACCTCCTCCGGCACGCCGTTCCCCATCAGCATCGACATGGCGATACCCCTTCCCGACGGCGTATCGCTCGTCGGCGATGTAAGCGACATGTCGTTCCCCGACATCGGGAGCGAGCATACCTTCTGGCTGCTGGATACGGTGGACGGCATCGCACGGCGCTGGATAGTGGCCCTCGAAGAGTACAACTCCCCCGTGGCCACGGTTCTCGACTTCTCCTATGAATACACGGCCTCCGAGGTACGGGAAAATTCGCTTTCCGACCCCAAGGTACCGGCCATCGTGATGGATGCCGACCGGACGGCCGACATAGACCCCGTGAACCGGTGCATCTACCTGCGGGCGGTGGAGATACACAAACCGAAATACGCCTCGTTGGACCCGTGGGAACTGAGCCTGACAGTGGACATCAGGATAAGCAACGGAGCATCGCTGGTCAACGTGAGCAACTTCGACTGGACGGGCACCGACTCCTGGAAAAACCCGAAAACTTTCGGGGTGAAGGCTTCGGACGGCACTGTCTATGAATGGAAAATCATCATCCGCGACTGGAGCGACGGCGAACCGGAGGCTTCCGACGAATGCGAACTCTACGGAGTAACGCTTAAAGAGGTACGTCCCTACACCGTGGAACTCGAAGCGGAACCCCTGACAATAGACTACGATAACCGCACCATCACGCTGAATCTCACCAAGGACGACAACGGCTATCCGCTCTCGGTGGCTGTCGACTACCAGCTTTCGGACTACGCACGCATCGCCACGCAAAACGGCGGCCGCGACCCGCTGGTATTCGATTCGCCGGAAGCGGTGAATGAGGTGGAGGTCGTCTCCGAAAGCGGAAAGAACAGCGAAATGTGGACATTCCGGCTCCGCCCGCCGCTGAAAGAGACGGGAACCGACGTAACCTCCTTCCGCATCGTCTCCTTCTCCGAGAGCGGATTCAACGCGGAACTCGTCGGCATCGATACCGACAATGCGGTGGTGACCGTGAATTTCCTGCAAACGGGACGGTTCCCCGTGACGATGAACATACGCATGGGGCTCTCCTACAAGGCCACGAGCACCATCATCGACCAGTACGGTGCCGGCGCAGTCGAATTCGCCCGGGTGGAGGACAAACCGTTCACCGTAACCGCACAGAACGGCGAGACACGCGAATGGACGCTGCGCACCACCTACATGCCCCAGCTCCAGAACGCCGACTTCGAACGCTGGGCCAACCTGCAGACACCCCTCCCGAAAGGCATCAAGGGCAGTCCCTACTGGGCATCCGCCAACATGACCTCTCCCGTGGTAGTCGAAGGCACCACCCAGACGGAAGGGGCACCGGGACAGGGCAAGGCAGTACAGATGGAGACCAAGAATACCATCATCGGCAAACTCGCCGCCGGTTCGCTCTTCCTCGGCTGGTTCGACGACTCCAACCCCATGGGGAACATGAACGACCCGGCCGTCATGATGTTTTACGGTATCCCCTTCTCCTCCAACCAGCCCATCAAAGGGATGCAGGTGGATATCCTCTACCACCCGGGCAACGGACCTTCGAGCGACTCCGGTTCGCTGGCCATCGAACTCATCCGGCAGCGCGACCTCTCCCAGGAACTCGAATATCACGGCGCGAATCCCGACGGGACGTGGCACTCCAAGAACAACGCCGACCGGGTAGCGCGCGGCCACTCCATCGTAGCCACCCAGGCAGGCACGCTCGACAACGGCGATACGGCCGACCTCGTCGTGCCCGACAACACCTGGCAGACAGTGTTCGTCCCGCTGGAATACGACGGCGCCTACCCTGCATACACCCACCTGACGGTCACTTTCTCCTCCTCGTCCAAAGGCGACTCCTACAAAGGTGCCGTAGGCTCCATACTGAAAATCGATAACATCCGGTTAATCTATGAAGAGTAA
- a CDS encoding 2,3,4,5-tetrahydropyridine-2,6-dicarboxylate N-succinyltransferase: MENLGHEELKGLIEKVWEDHTLLRNLETQAAVNEVVELLDKGELRTAEPDGEGGWKVNDWVKKAVILYFPTRELRQTNAGEMEYNDKMDLKRNYRELGVRVVPPAVARYGSYLARGVVMMPSYVNIGAYVDEGTMIDTWATVGSCAQIGKEVHLSGGVGIGGVLEPVQAAPVIVEDHCFIGSRCIIVEGARIAREAVIGAGTVITASTKIIDVSQPEPVTYKGYVPPRSVVIPGSYPKKFAAGEYGVPCALIIGQRKESTDTKTSLNDALRDFDVPV, encoded by the coding sequence ATGGAAAACTTAGGCCATGAAGAGCTGAAGGGGCTGATAGAGAAGGTATGGGAAGACCATACGCTCCTTCGGAACCTCGAAACGCAGGCTGCGGTGAACGAAGTGGTCGAACTGCTCGACAAGGGCGAACTGCGTACCGCCGAACCGGACGGGGAAGGAGGCTGGAAGGTGAACGACTGGGTAAAGAAGGCCGTGATACTCTACTTCCCGACACGGGAACTGCGCCAGACCAACGCAGGCGAAATGGAATACAACGACAAGATGGACCTCAAGCGCAACTACCGGGAACTCGGCGTACGCGTCGTACCCCCGGCTGTGGCGCGCTACGGCTCCTATCTGGCACGGGGCGTAGTGATGATGCCCTCTTACGTCAATATAGGCGCCTACGTGGACGAAGGCACGATGATAGATACCTGGGCCACGGTCGGCTCCTGCGCCCAGATAGGCAAAGAGGTGCACCTCAGCGGAGGAGTAGGCATCGGCGGAGTGCTCGAACCGGTACAGGCCGCTCCCGTCATCGTCGAAGACCACTGCTTCATCGGTTCGCGCTGCATCATCGTGGAAGGGGCCCGCATCGCACGGGAGGCGGTCATCGGAGCCGGTACCGTGATAACGGCATCCACCAAGATAATCGACGTATCGCAGCCGGAACCCGTCACCTACAAGGGCTACGTTCCGCCGCGGTCGGTGGTCATACCGGGCAGCTATCCCAAAAAGTTCGCCGCCGGGGAGTACGGCGTACCGTGCGCCCTCATCATCGGACAGCGCAAGGAGAGTACGGACACGAAAACATCGCTCAACGACGCCCTGCGCGATTTCGACGTACCGGTATAG
- a CDS encoding biotin--[acetyl-CoA-carboxylase] ligase, whose amino-acid sequence MLRGETTVLETCGSTNTEAADRSRYAHGDTVVAIRQTAGRGQRGHRWESVPGENLTFSIVLEPTFLAAGEQFLLSEAIALAVTDTLQEYGIGAAIKWTNDIYVNDRKICGMLLEHNLDGTRLARTVAGIGLNVNQERFPAWIANPCSIRTETGIRHDVMEVFAKLYGHLSMRYGMLEEGRADRISDDYNTLLYRRGKPSRFFLPEEGEVIGTICGAGPDGRLTVTIDGKERGFLFREIEFVI is encoded by the coding sequence ATGCTTCGGGGAGAGACGACGGTATTGGAAACGTGCGGTTCGACCAATACGGAGGCCGCCGACCGCAGCCGCTATGCCCACGGAGACACGGTAGTGGCCATACGCCAGACTGCCGGGCGGGGACAGCGCGGACACCGGTGGGAGAGCGTGCCGGGCGAGAACCTCACGTTCAGCATCGTTCTCGAACCGACCTTCCTCGCTGCGGGAGAGCAGTTCCTGCTCTCGGAAGCCATCGCGCTCGCCGTAACCGATACCTTACAGGAGTACGGCATCGGTGCAGCCATCAAGTGGACCAACGACATATACGTCAACGACCGGAAAATATGCGGCATGCTGCTGGAGCACAACCTCGACGGCACACGACTCGCACGTACGGTAGCGGGCATCGGACTCAACGTCAATCAGGAACGTTTTCCCGCATGGATAGCCAACCCCTGCTCCATACGCACGGAGACGGGAATACGGCACGACGTCATGGAGGTCTTCGCCAAACTGTACGGCCACCTTTCGATGCGCTACGGTATGCTGGAGGAAGGACGGGCCGACCGGATAAGCGACGACTACAACACCCTGCTCTACCGCCGCGGAAAGCCGTCGCGCTTCTTCCTGCCCGAAGAGGGCGAAGTCATCGGCACGATATGCGGCGCAGGACCCGACGGTCGGCTGACGGTAACCATCGACGGGAAAGAGCGCGGCTTCCTGTTCCGGGAAATCGAGTTCGTTATCTGA
- a CDS encoding outer membrane beta-barrel protein, whose translation MKSKHLTLYAALLLAAAAGTSSAYGQAPEPADIVRTCPAANTALSSTAEEEGPAPAQEREKAWHQTVLHSKPVPTEERTAEKRRTEQPKYAFGVHVGVDLGAAAPWPPAHMRGGAMKMSAVPKLSPSLGLSFTAHMPYRLSLTAELTYKQVGIDAEAWVSGQQFRMPNPDGEDFITRFRGTANVVMNFSMFEIPIYVGYSFGGGRSRIYLGAYYSYILKSQFNTTPLKGLVENPNDPSKPPIMVTPDSPVPPDAMPVFNDYLGKWDAGMLLGYEWQIVPRVKMTARFSMGFKDIFRRGSNYLEYKMLHMRGTVAVSYAFLRYNDKPFRK comes from the coding sequence ATGAAGAGTAAACACCTCACGCTATATGCCGCGCTGCTGCTGGCCGCTGCGGCCGGCACCTCCAGCGCCTACGGCCAGGCGCCGGAGCCCGCGGACATCGTACGGACATGTCCCGCTGCAAACACCGCCCTTTCCTCGACGGCCGAAGAAGAGGGACCCGCCCCGGCACAGGAACGGGAAAAGGCATGGCACCAAACGGTCCTTCACTCCAAGCCCGTCCCGACCGAAGAGCGCACGGCAGAGAAACGCCGCACCGAACAGCCGAAATACGCCTTCGGCGTACACGTCGGCGTAGACTTGGGTGCCGCCGCCCCCTGGCCCCCCGCCCACATGCGGGGCGGGGCCATGAAGATGAGCGCAGTCCCGAAGCTGAGTCCCTCGCTGGGCCTCTCCTTTACCGCCCACATGCCCTACCGGCTGTCGCTTACGGCAGAACTTACCTACAAACAGGTCGGCATCGACGCCGAAGCGTGGGTATCCGGACAGCAGTTCAGGATGCCTAATCCCGACGGCGAGGATTTCATCACGCGGTTCCGTGGAACGGCCAACGTGGTCATGAACTTCTCCATGTTCGAAATACCGATCTACGTCGGATACAGCTTCGGCGGCGGACGCAGCCGGATATACCTCGGCGCCTACTACAGCTACATACTGAAGAGCCAGTTCAATACCACCCCCCTCAAAGGACTCGTGGAGAATCCGAACGACCCGTCGAAACCGCCCATCATGGTGACGCCCGACAGCCCCGTACCGCCGGACGCGATGCCCGTTTTCAACGACTACCTCGGGAAATGGGATGCAGGCATGCTGCTGGGATACGAATGGCAAATCGTCCCTCGCGTCAAGATGACCGCCCGTTTCTCGATGGGATTCAAGGATATCTTCCGTCGCGGCAGCAACTATCTCGAATACAAGATGCTGCACATGCGGGGAACGGTAGCGGTCAGTTATGCGTTCCTCCGGTACAACGACAAGCCTTTCCGCAAATAA
- a CDS encoding 4-phosphoerythronate dehydrogenase, whose amino-acid sequence MKIVADDKIPYIRGVFEPYADITYLPGKAITAKEVKEADALLVRTRTRCDAALLAGSSVRMVATATIGTDHIDLPWCAAHGIKVVSAPGCNAGGVLQWVAAALARTVGEASPAGLTLGIVGIGHVGSLVEQYASAWGFRVLRSDPPRETAEKLGPADGYVPLDELAAHSDIVTFHVPLHAEGPHPTVHLAGERFFSALKPGATLFNSSRGGVVDEEQLKRAMASDRCACRIDTWENEPAIDRRLLDAALSATPHIAGYSEQGKANASAAVVAAAAKHFGLPPEGWYPTGVTQVGRRPISWAEMRATITDYFDIDGQSRTLKAAPEQFETLREEYIFRQEYF is encoded by the coding sequence ATGAAAATAGTAGCCGACGACAAGATACCTTATATCCGCGGCGTATTCGAACCCTACGCCGACATAACCTACCTGCCGGGCAAGGCCATCACGGCCAAAGAGGTCAAGGAGGCGGACGCGCTTCTGGTTCGCACACGAACCCGCTGCGATGCGGCACTGCTGGCCGGTTCCTCCGTCCGTATGGTCGCCACCGCAACGATAGGCACCGACCACATCGACCTGCCATGGTGCGCCGCCCACGGGATAAAGGTCGTCTCCGCTCCGGGCTGCAACGCCGGCGGGGTACTCCAATGGGTAGCGGCCGCACTCGCCCGCACGGTCGGCGAGGCATCTCCCGCCGGTTTGACGCTCGGCATCGTCGGCATCGGCCACGTCGGTTCGCTCGTGGAACAGTATGCCTCCGCATGGGGATTCCGGGTACTCCGCTCGGACCCGCCGCGCGAAACGGCCGAGAAGCTGGGTCCCGCCGATGGTTACGTACCGCTCGACGAACTGGCCGCGCACTCCGACATCGTTACGTTCCATGTCCCGCTGCACGCCGAAGGCCCCCATCCTACGGTGCATCTGGCCGGCGAACGTTTTTTCTCCGCCCTCAAGCCGGGAGCGACACTCTTCAACTCTTCCCGCGGCGGCGTCGTGGACGAAGAGCAATTGAAACGCGCCATGGCAAGCGACCGGTGCGCGTGCCGCATCGATACGTGGGAGAACGAACCGGCCATCGACCGCCGGTTGCTGGATGCGGCCCTGTCGGCCACACCGCACATCGCAGGCTACTCCGAACAGGGCAAGGCCAACGCTTCGGCGGCCGTCGTGGCCGCTGCGGCCAAACACTTCGGCCTCCCGCCGGAAGGATGGTACCCGACCGGCGTGACGCAGGTCGGACGCAGACCGATAAGCTGGGCGGAGATGCGTGCGACCATCACGGACTATTTCGACATCGACGGCCAATCACGGACGCTCAAAGCGGCACCGGAACAGTTCGAGACTCTCCGGGAAGAGTACATATTCCGACAGGAGTATTTCTGA
- a CDS encoding prolyl oligopeptidase family serine peptidase, which yields MKRIPFYVALAVLCLAMTDCTSKKKMEIKMKPYPQTAKVDVSDNYHGTVVADPYRWLEDDNSAETAAWVAAENEVTFDYLSQIPYRPAIDERLTELWNYEKIGAPTKVGDRYFYFRNDGLQNQSVLYMLDSLDDPQPEVFLDPNALSADGTAALNSVAFSEDGKYMAYGIARSGSDWVEIFVKEVPTGRVLDDVIRWVKFSGANWSADSKGFYYRGYEEPAKGSELSGQNQFQKVYYHRLGTPQSEDEIIYADPLHPLRYYDGFDDGDTGKYLFVSVSEGTSGTQLMYKRTGVREPFRVILKGFDHEYAVAKVRDNMLYLYTNEGAPNYHLLRLDVRFMPSPAEKILPEDPNMLLQSVHFVGDYIFAIYMKDASSRVYQYTLDGDLVREVALPGIGTVAGFDGKDDATETFYTFSTFTAPPAVYRYDLATGESTLFARPEVKFNPDDFVTEQVFFASKDGTQVPMFLSYHKGLKKNGKNPVYLYGYGGFNAPLTPGFSPTNIAMMEQGAIYASVNLRGGNEYGEEWHKAGMLANKQNVFDDFIAAGEYLVRNKYTSSRKLAISGGSNGGLLVGACMTQRPDLFAVAFPQVGVLDMLRYHLFTVGWGWVVEYGSSDDPEQFEYIYKYSPLHNIKEGVCYPATMITTGDHDDRVVPAHSFKFAATLQQAQGCDKPVLIRIDTNAGHGAGKPTAKRIAEAADILSFFFWNTDTDYRPVAE from the coding sequence ATGAAGAGAATCCCGTTTTATGTCGCGCTGGCGGTGCTGTGCCTCGCAATGACAGACTGTACCTCTAAGAAAAAGATGGAGATTAAGATGAAACCCTATCCGCAGACGGCGAAGGTCGATGTCTCGGATAACTACCACGGCACGGTGGTGGCCGACCCCTACCGGTGGCTGGAGGACGACAATTCCGCCGAAACGGCGGCATGGGTTGCTGCCGAGAACGAGGTGACGTTCGATTACCTTTCGCAGATACCCTACCGTCCGGCCATAGACGAACGCCTCACGGAGCTGTGGAACTACGAGAAGATAGGGGCGCCGACCAAGGTGGGCGACCGCTATTTCTATTTCCGCAACGACGGACTGCAGAACCAGAGCGTCCTCTACATGCTTGACAGCCTCGATGACCCGCAGCCCGAGGTCTTTCTCGACCCCAATGCCCTGTCGGCCGACGGGACCGCCGCCCTCAACAGCGTTGCTTTTTCGGAAGACGGGAAATATATGGCCTACGGTATCGCCAGGTCGGGTTCCGACTGGGTGGAGATATTCGTCAAGGAGGTCCCCACGGGCCGGGTGCTCGACGATGTCATCCGCTGGGTGAAATTCTCCGGTGCGAACTGGTCGGCCGATTCCAAGGGGTTCTATTACCGCGGTTACGAGGAGCCGGCGAAAGGTTCCGAGCTTTCGGGCCAGAACCAGTTCCAGAAGGTTTATTACCACAGGCTGGGTACGCCGCAGTCCGAAGACGAAATCATCTATGCCGACCCGCTTCACCCGCTCCGCTATTACGACGGTTTCGATGACGGCGATACGGGCAAATACCTCTTCGTAAGCGTTTCGGAAGGAACGTCCGGTACGCAGCTGATGTACAAGCGCACAGGTGTGCGCGAGCCGTTCCGTGTCATCCTCAAAGGGTTCGACCACGAATATGCCGTGGCCAAGGTCAGGGACAACATGCTCTACCTCTACACCAACGAAGGGGCGCCCAACTACCATCTGCTCCGGCTGGATGTCCGCTTTATGCCTTCGCCTGCCGAGAAGATACTGCCCGAGGACCCGAACATGCTGCTGCAGTCGGTGCATTTCGTGGGTGACTACATCTTCGCCATCTACATGAAAGATGCCTCCAGCCGCGTTTACCAATATACGCTCGACGGCGACCTGGTGCGTGAAGTCGCTCTCCCCGGTATCGGTACCGTAGCCGGTTTCGACGGGAAGGACGATGCGACAGAGACGTTCTATACCTTCTCCACCTTCACCGCGCCGCCCGCCGTGTACCGCTACGACCTGGCTACCGGAGAGTCCACGCTCTTCGCCCGGCCGGAAGTGAAGTTCAATCCGGACGACTTCGTGACCGAACAGGTCTTCTTCGCCAGCAAGGACGGCACACAGGTGCCCATGTTCCTCTCCTATCACAAGGGGTTGAAGAAGAACGGCAAGAATCCCGTGTACCTCTACGGTTACGGCGGTTTCAACGCCCCGCTGACGCCCGGATTCAGCCCCACGAACATTGCCATGATGGAGCAGGGTGCCATCTATGCCTCGGTCAATCTGCGCGGCGGCAACGAGTACGGCGAGGAGTGGCACAAGGCGGGCATGCTTGCCAACAAGCAGAACGTCTTCGATGACTTCATCGCGGCGGGCGAGTATCTCGTCAGGAACAAATATACCTCCAGCAGGAAACTCGCCATATCGGGCGGCTCCAACGGCGGACTCCTTGTGGGCGCCTGCATGACGCAGCGTCCCGACCTCTTCGCCGTGGCCTTCCCGCAGGTGGGCGTGCTCGACATGCTCCGTTACCACCTCTTCACCGTAGGTTGGGGATGGGTGGTCGAATACGGTTCGAGCGACGACCCCGAACAGTTCGAGTACATTTACAAATACTCCCCGCTTCACAACATCAAGGAGGGGGTATGTTATCCGGCGACGATGATAACCACCGGTGACCACGACGACCGTGTGGTGCCGGCCCACTCGTTCAAGTTCGCGGCTACGCTCCAGCAGGCGCAGGGGTGCGACAAGCCGGTGCTTATCCGCATCGACACCAATGCCGGCCACGGTGCCGGGAAGCCGACCGCCAAACGCATCGCCGAGGCGGCCGATATCCTGTCGTTCTTCTTCTGGAATACCGACACCGACTATCGGCCGGTAGCCGAATAG